In the genome of Candidatus Omnitrophota bacterium, one region contains:
- a CDS encoding sulfatase, whose product MDGHIEFGEIKDVTASIIFETTPGPEDDSKNIVNDWALWGNPVLTSNGRTETHTKNKKTNVILITVDTLRADYLHSYGNTWIQTPCIDQMANEGIKFDNAYAPMSTTTPSHASILTSLYPYEHGVINNDYHLAERIPRLPEIFLEMGYKTGAAVSVFHLADKTSGLGKGFDAYMQNDPAWRLERGIEELSVLTRSASVTTNAAIQWLESIHNDPFFLWIHYYDPHAPYDADGDFHRMYYQGDPKNPENPSMKNALFRNEWSGTILEWGRKYTDLDYYKKEYGAEISYTDSHIQRLLDALKRLMIDENTLIVVTVDHGENHGDHGIYFDHWFLRKTDLHVPLIFFYPKKLPKGKVVDKYVSLIDIAPTILDVLGKRDNFIAKNCFEGRSLRPLWEKKKIDYPKIHHAEGLYYTEIAAWDDRFKTVWELRDREYHAKAKLKESRVFIYDLIDDPDEKSPAGCFIWGKEIERQSGINYDIQPTEIIARMKMIPNAEELKTYLLKSDEDHFIKKELLEDATFLPRIISLLEEMRKRVEPPPVIDRIKKLGDISSFDELELRSVPISDPAFMESLEHLGYTAQSSKKEVQSATADIEKATP is encoded by the coding sequence ATGGATGGGCATATCGAATTCGGAGAAATCAAGGACGTTACAGCTTCTATAATATTCGAAACCACTCCTGGACCGGAGGATGATTCAAAAAATATCGTAAACGACTGGGCGTTATGGGGAAATCCGGTTTTGACGTCGAATGGCAGAACCGAGACTCATACGAAAAATAAAAAAACGAATGTAATTCTAATCACAGTCGATACTCTAAGAGCCGATTATCTTCATAGCTATGGAAATACATGGATACAGACGCCATGCATCGATCAAATGGCGAATGAAGGGATTAAATTCGATAATGCTTACGCTCCCATGTCGACGACGACTCCTTCTCATGCCTCGATACTGACATCGCTTTATCCTTACGAACATGGCGTTATCAATAACGACTATCATCTTGCGGAAAGGATTCCCAGGCTGCCGGAAATCTTTCTGGAGATGGGTTATAAGACGGGCGCCGCCGTGAGCGTATTTCATTTAGCCGATAAGACGTCCGGTTTGGGAAAAGGATTCGATGCGTACATGCAAAACGATCCCGCCTGGAGGTTGGAACGAGGAATCGAGGAGTTATCCGTCTTAACCCGGTCCGCCTCCGTAACGACCAATGCCGCTATTCAGTGGCTTGAATCCATTCATAACGATCCATTCTTTCTCTGGATTCATTATTACGATCCCCATGCTCCCTATGACGCCGATGGCGATTTTCACCGCATGTATTATCAAGGAGATCCCAAGAATCCCGAAAATCCAAGTATGAAAAACGCCCTGTTCCGTAACGAATGGAGCGGAACGATCCTCGAATGGGGTCGGAAGTACACGGACCTCGATTATTATAAAAAGGAATACGGAGCGGAAATCAGTTATACGGATTCGCACATCCAACGTTTGTTGGATGCTTTGAAAAGGTTAATGATCGATGAAAATACGTTAATCGTAGTAACGGTGGATCATGGAGAGAATCATGGCGATCATGGCATCTATTTCGATCATTGGTTTTTACGCAAGACGGATTTGCATGTGCCTTTGATTTTCTTCTATCCGAAAAAGTTACCGAAAGGGAAAGTGGTGGATAAGTATGTTTCGTTAATCGATATCGCGCCAACGATACTAGATGTCTTAGGGAAAAGAGATAATTTCATCGCGAAAAATTGCTTCGAGGGGCGATCGCTGCGTCCGTTATGGGAAAAGAAGAAAATCGATTATCCTAAGATTCATCATGCCGAGGGATTATATTATACGGAGATAGCGGCGTGGGACGATCGATTTAAAACGGTATGGGAATTGAGAGACCGGGAATATCACGCAAAAGCCAAATTGAAGGAATCGCGCGTTTTTATTTACGACCTTATCGACGATCCGGATGAAAAATCTCCCGCCGGTTGCTTTATCTGGGGAAAAGAAATCGAAAGACAATCGGGAATCAATTATGATATACAACCCACGGAAATCATAGCTCGCATGAAGATGATCCCGAATGCGGAAGAGTTAAAAACTTACTTGCTAAAAAGCGATGAAGATCATTTTATTAAGAAGGAACTGCTGGAAGACGCAACATTTTTACCTAGGATAATTTCTCTGCTTGAGGAGATGAGAAAGCGCGTAGAACCGCCGCCGGTTATCGATCGCATCAAAAAACTGGGCGACATATCTTCGTTCGACGAATTGGAGTTGAGAAGCGTTCCCATCAGCGATCCCGCATTTATGGAAAGTTTAGAACATTTAGGGTATACCGCTCAATCCAGCAAAAAAGAGGTTCAGAGCGCTACGGCGGATATTGAGAAGGCGACGCCATAA